In Primulina eburnea isolate SZY01 chromosome 3, ASM2296580v1, whole genome shotgun sequence, one DNA window encodes the following:
- the LOC140828421 gene encoding probable magnesium transporter NIPA1 isoform X2, giving the protein MVGISDNIRGLVLAISSSIFIGSSFIIKKKGLKKAGASGTRAGDGGHAYLKEPWWWVGMITMIVGEGANFIAYAFAPAILVTPLGALSIIFSAVLAHFILDEKLHPFGVVGCILCLVGSVAIVLHAPLEKDIESVKQVWHLATEPGFVIYTCTVLSLAAILIYWFVPRYGQTHMVVYIGICSLTGSLTVMGVKAVGIALKLSFSGSNQFIFFETWFFTIYVIIFCIMQLNYLNKALDIFNTAVVSPVYYVMFTTLTILASMIMFKEWDSQTASQIVTELCGFVTILCGTFLLHKTKDMGGSPMVSSPVFHPSNRELSSRHADI; this is encoded by the exons ATGGTGGGAATATCAGATAACATCAGGGGACTTGTCTTAGCCATTTCTTCGAGTATATTTATTGGGTCTAGTTTCATTATAAAGAAAAAGGGACTTAAAAAGGCTGGGGCTTCCGGAACTCGAGCAG GTGATGGAGGCCACGCATATCTGAAAGAACCTTGGTGGTGGGTGGGGATGATTACTA tgaTCGTTGGGGAGGGTGCAAACTTTATCGCATACGCATTTGCTCCGGCTATTCTGGTTACTCCCTTGGGAGCTTTAAGTATCATATTCAG TGCAGTGTTAGCTCATTTTATATTGGATGAAAAATTACACCCGTTCGGTGTTGTTGGTTGTATTCTGTGTTTGGTGGGATCTGTCGCCATTGTTTTGCATGCCCCTTTAGAAAAGGATATCGAATCTGTCAAGCAAGTATGGCATCTAGCTACAGAGCCAG GTTTTGTCATCTACACCTGCACGGTGTTATCTCTCGCCGCCATTCTAATTTATTGGTTTGTGCCTCGATATGGACAAACACATATGGTTGTCTATATTGGAATTTGCTCTCTTACAGGATCTCTTACG GTTATGGGTGTTAAAGCAGTGGGAATTGCTTTGAAACTGTCATTTTCTGGATCCAATCAGTTTATATTTTTCGAGACATGGTTTTTTACTATCTATGTCATCATTTTCTGCATTATGCAGCTGAACTATCTTAACAAG GCATTGGACATCTTTAACACAGCTGTTGTTTCCCCTGTGTATTACGTCATGTTTACAACCCTCACCATCTTAGCTAGTATGATAATGTTTAAG GAGTGGGATTCACAAACTGCTTCACAAATCGTCACAGAACTCTGTGGTTTTGTGACCATCCTGTGTGGAACTTTTCTCCTGCACAAAACAAAGGATATGGGAGGTAGCCCAATGGTGTCATCCCCTGTATTTCATCCTTCGAACCGAGAGTTAAGTTCGAGGCACGCCGACATTTGA
- the LOC140828421 gene encoding probable magnesium transporter NIPA1 isoform X1: MVGISDNIRGLVLAISSSIFIGSSFIIKKKGLKKAGASGTRAGDGGHAYLKEPWWWVGMITMIVGEGANFIAYAFAPAILVTPLGALSIIFSAVLAHFILDEKLHPFGVVGCILCLVGSVAIVLHAPLEKDIESVKQVWHLATEPGFVIYTCTVLSLAAILIYWFVPRYGQTHMVVYIGICSLTGSLTVCPFPTTLLFVVELSWSRQLLSLPFCPFHMQVMGVKAVGIALKLSFSGSNQFIFFETWFFTIYVIIFCIMQLNYLNKALDIFNTAVVSPVYYVMFTTLTILASMIMFKEWDSQTASQIVTELCGFVTILCGTFLLHKTKDMGGSPMVSSPVFHPSNRELSSRHADI, encoded by the exons ATGGTGGGAATATCAGATAACATCAGGGGACTTGTCTTAGCCATTTCTTCGAGTATATTTATTGGGTCTAGTTTCATTATAAAGAAAAAGGGACTTAAAAAGGCTGGGGCTTCCGGAACTCGAGCAG GTGATGGAGGCCACGCATATCTGAAAGAACCTTGGTGGTGGGTGGGGATGATTACTA tgaTCGTTGGGGAGGGTGCAAACTTTATCGCATACGCATTTGCTCCGGCTATTCTGGTTACTCCCTTGGGAGCTTTAAGTATCATATTCAG TGCAGTGTTAGCTCATTTTATATTGGATGAAAAATTACACCCGTTCGGTGTTGTTGGTTGTATTCTGTGTTTGGTGGGATCTGTCGCCATTGTTTTGCATGCCCCTTTAGAAAAGGATATCGAATCTGTCAAGCAAGTATGGCATCTAGCTACAGAGCCAG GTTTTGTCATCTACACCTGCACGGTGTTATCTCTCGCCGCCATTCTAATTTATTGGTTTGTGCCTCGATATGGACAAACACATATGGTTGTCTATATTGGAATTTGCTCTCTTACAGGATCTCTTACGGTCTGTCCATTTCCAACGACGCTTTTATTTGTTGTCGAGTTATCTTGGAGCCGACAACTCTTATCACTACCGTTTTGCCCTTTTCATATGCAGGTTATGGGTGTTAAAGCAGTGGGAATTGCTTTGAAACTGTCATTTTCTGGATCCAATCAGTTTATATTTTTCGAGACATGGTTTTTTACTATCTATGTCATCATTTTCTGCATTATGCAGCTGAACTATCTTAACAAG GCATTGGACATCTTTAACACAGCTGTTGTTTCCCCTGTGTATTACGTCATGTTTACAACCCTCACCATCTTAGCTAGTATGATAATGTTTAAG GAGTGGGATTCACAAACTGCTTCACAAATCGTCACAGAACTCTGTGGTTTTGTGACCATCCTGTGTGGAACTTTTCTCCTGCACAAAACAAAGGATATGGGAGGTAGCCCAATGGTGTCATCCCCTGTATTTCATCCTTCGAACCGAGAGTTAAGTTCGAGGCACGCCGACATTTGA
- the LOC140828420 gene encoding gamma conglutin 1-like → MDFIPLKILILAIFFTSGLETRIISRAPFKPNSLVLPLTKDGATNLHVAYIRKRNLGVSIPVIVDLNGRFLWVNCSRNYLSSSYNAPICHSTQCSKAGVHYCHKCTWKDFEPGCHNNTCAVIATNPVTQVNGLGELSQDVISIQSIAPDGSRVGHYADIPNFLFTCAPSSLLRGPLPRGVAGVAGFSHNQVSLPIQVATYFGFQPEFALCLSPYPERKGGIFFGNIPSSVRPKTLVYTPLTISEPGEYFIPVRSIQVNNKLITFRSTRGRVGLGGALVSTTTPYTSLERSIFKSVSESFADHLIGVPQVKAVPPFSLCFNAKLMPPTRVGGIPDIDFVMQNRNVTWKVLGVDAIVHARPGVDCLAFVDAGMNPRTSVVIGANQMEGSNFLHFDLSRSRLGFVHSRFETPVNCTDFKYDSVELDAMGDD, encoded by the coding sequence ATGGATTTCATACCTCTCAAGATTCTGATCCTAGCCATCTTCTTCACTTCCGGTCTCGAGACGAGGATAATATCCCGAGCCCCCTTCAAGCCCAACTCTTTAGTTCTCCCTCTCACCAAGGACGGCGCAACCAACCTTCACGTGGCCTATATCCGGAAGAGAAACCTAGGGGTCTCCATACCCGTAATTGTCGATCTGAATGGAAGATTCTTGTGGGTAAACTGCAGCAGAAACTACCTGTCTTCATCTTACAACGCTCCCATTTGTCACTCCACACAATGCTCTAAAGCTGGTGTACATTACTGCCATAAATGTACTTGGAAGGATTTCGAACCCGGTTGCCATAACAATACATGCGCCGTTATTGCAACAAATCCTGTAACACAAGTAAATGGACTTGGTGAACTTTCCCAAGATGTGATCTCAATCCAATCTATTGCACCAGATGGATCCAGAGTTGGCCATTATGCAGATATTCCTAATTTTCTCTTTACATGTGCGCCCTCGTCTCTTTTACGAGGGCCGCTCCCACGAGGAGTTGCAGGAGTAGCTGGATTTAGTCACAATCAAGTTTCACTTCCAATACAAGTTGCTACCTATTTCGGATTTCAACCCGAGTTCGCTTTGTGTTTGTCTCCTTATCCAGAGAGAAAAGGAGGGATTTTCTTTGGCAACATCCCTTCTAGTGTAAGGCCAAAAACTCTGGTATACACACCATTAACAATTAGTGAACCAGGTGAGTACTTCATACCGGTCCGATCGATTCAGGTAAATAACAAACTCATCACTTTCAGGAGCACAAGAGGCAGAGTGGGGTTAGGAGGAGCATTGGTCAGTACAACAACACCTTACACGTCTCTCGAGCGCTCGATATTCAAAAGCGTATCCGAGTCATTCGCTGATCACTTAATAGGGGTTCCTCAGGTAAAAGCAGTGCCGCCTTTCAGTCTATGCTTCAATGCGAAACTAATGCCACCAACACGGGTCGGCGGGATCCCGGATATCGACTTTGTCATGCAGAATCGAAACGTCACTTGGAAAGTTCTGGGTGTTGATGCAATTGTGCATGCTAGACCAGGGGTAGATTGCTTGGCTTTCGTCGACGCGGGGATGAATCCAAGAACATCGGTTGTCATCGGAGCGAATCAGATGGAGGGTTCCAACTTCCTACACTTCGATCTGTCCAGGTCTAGGCTGGGCTTTGTCCATTCACGTTTCGAAACTCCAGTGAATTGCACTGATTTTAAATATGACAGTGTTGAGTTAGATGCAATGGGTGACGATTAA